The following are from one region of the Haloactinomyces albus genome:
- a CDS encoding NAD(P)/FAD-dependent oxidoreductase: protein MSAFPLRQVVIAGGSIAAVTAAQNLRAQGFEGDITLLSEEIHAPYSRVPLSKGVLSGKETPDLAALPALGEDITVRPGARAAHLRPEDRRVILADGEEVPYDGLAIATGAHARRLAIPGRTGEHVVRTLDDATALGDRIGAADSVLVVGGGFLGMEVASTCAELGLTVTVVDRDPPLRRLLGAWLADLVVDAARDRGVRFVQAPNGVGLVGHPEITGVDCGDRQLNADVVVSAVGDLPNTEWLADSGLPLDGGLVVDPRCRVTPHIVAAGDVTVTRRNGAGARRSPHWTSAVLQGQAAARTLLHGETAPVPPPDPYYWTEQFGLDIKISGEIPAGTVPTVLAGDPRQRSTLLQWHHQGRPVAAVSVNHRIPIVKLKKLGAHAPATT, encoded by the coding sequence GTGAGCGCGTTCCCATTGCGACAAGTGGTGATCGCCGGTGGCTCGATCGCCGCGGTCACCGCCGCCCAGAACTTGCGCGCGCAGGGCTTCGAGGGCGACATCACCCTCCTGTCCGAGGAGATCCACGCTCCGTACTCTCGGGTGCCCCTGTCCAAGGGCGTCCTGTCCGGTAAGGAGACGCCGGACTTGGCCGCCCTACCGGCACTCGGTGAAGACATCACCGTCCGCCCGGGCGCTCGCGCCGCGCACCTGCGGCCCGAAGACCGGCGGGTGATCCTCGCCGACGGCGAGGAGGTGCCCTACGACGGGCTGGCCATCGCCACCGGCGCCCACGCCCGCAGGCTCGCCATACCCGGCCGGACCGGCGAACACGTCGTCCGCACCCTCGATGACGCCACCGCGCTGGGAGACCGGATCGGTGCTGCGGATTCCGTGCTCGTGGTCGGTGGCGGGTTCCTCGGCATGGAGGTCGCCTCCACCTGTGCCGAACTCGGACTGACGGTCACCGTCGTCGACCGCGACCCACCTCTGCGCCGGCTGCTCGGCGCGTGGCTGGCGGATCTGGTCGTCGACGCCGCGCGCGACCGTGGCGTGCGGTTCGTCCAAGCCCCCAACGGTGTCGGGCTGGTCGGCCATCCCGAGATCACCGGGGTCGACTGCGGCGACCGGCAACTGAACGCCGACGTCGTCGTCTCCGCAGTCGGCGACCTCCCCAACACCGAATGGCTGGCCGACAGCGGCTTACCCCTCGACGGCGGCCTCGTCGTCGACCCGCGCTGCCGCGTCACGCCGCACATCGTTGCCGCCGGCGACGTCACCGTCACCCGTAGGAACGGTGCGGGGGCCCGGCGCTCCCCGCACTGGACCAGCGCCGTCCTCCAGGGCCAGGCCGCCGCTCGCACGCTCCTGCACGGCGAAACTGCCCCCGTGCCACCACCGGACCCCTACTACTGGACCGAACAGTTCGGTCTCGATATCAAAATCAGCGGCGAGATCCCTGCGGGCACTGTGCCGACAGTCCTGGCCGGCGATCCCCGGCAGCGGTCGACGCTCCTTCAGTGGCACCACCAAGGCCGACCTGTGGCTGCGGTTTCGGTCAACCACCGCATTCCGATCGTCAAGCTGAAGAAGCTCGGCGCCCACGCGCCCGCCACCACCTGA